The Nicotiana tabacum cultivar K326 chromosome 14, ASM71507v2, whole genome shotgun sequence genome contains a region encoding:
- the LOC107824086 gene encoding protein IQ-DOMAIN 31, producing the protein MGKSPGKWIKAVLFGKKSSKSSLSKDISGEKRFVTKAFVGDLAPNPPIQNVDRGSETAVEKGTSIGITCDSAALSSVIQDIESQVTNGALSADDAELKRLEQAATKAQAAFRGYLARQAFRALKGIIRLQALIRGHLVRRQAVATLRCMRSIVSVQALARGQRARLSDPAHQVLRRYNYGELKDAKQVDLTVVSMSVRPEKLTASAFVCKLHAAVPIAMPLSLQYDECEPNSVWQWLERWSLSRFWEPLPQPKKVVDTKSQKKQASVQTVGTEVVRSKRSVRKVLSAATGDASTVSSSEPEKTRRNMRKAMTHKIESVQDQPQNELERVKRNLRRVTAAVATPPEKSDAETDKARQIPIPAQAQAKTSISSASNVGEVLVVNSPEKTSDSISEIDNLALTEALSDSISEIDKLALTEAPMQVAGEEPNDVLHDHHPTVEQQQLEEENVGKSKNSPIVNEELSSKEDQTSKERTRRRRSLPSKEENSENISQNTPSVPSYMASTQSAKAKLKAQGSPKVSEDGAENGVVRRHSLPSSTNGKISSLSPRVQRPVQANGKSGNKNNRSMSVSKDEKAFQPGWRR; encoded by the exons ATGGGGAAGTCTCCGGGAAAATGGATCAAGGCTGTGCTTTTTGGGAAAAAGTCATCCAAGTCTAGTTTGTCAAAG GACATCAGCGGTGAGAAAAGGTTTGTGACAAAGGCATTTGTGGGGGATCTTGCCCCTAATCCACCAATCCAGAATGTTGATAGGGGTTCTGAGACTGCAGTGGAGAAGGGGACAAGCATTGGCATCACATGTGATAGTGCTGCTTTATCCTCTGTGATACAAGATATAGAGTCGCAAGTTACAAATGGAGCGCTTTCAGCTGATGATGCCGAGTTAAAAAGGCTAGAGCAAGCTGCAACAAAAGCACAAGCAGCCTTTAGGGGTTACTTG GCTCGTCAGGCATTTCGAGCACTTAAAGGCATTATACGGCTCCAAGCTCTTATTCGTGGGCACTTGGTAAGGAGGCAGGCAGTTGCTACTCTACGCTGCATGCGGTCAATTGTTAGTGTTCAGGCATTAGCTCGTGGTCAAAGGGCTAGACTTTCAGATCCCGCCCATCAGGTCCTTAGGAGGTACAATTACGGAGAACTTAAG GATGCTAAGCAGGTGGACTTAACTGTTGTAAGCATGTCTGTTAGGCCAGAAAAGCTAACAGCTAGTGCATTTGTTTGCAAG CTTCATGCTGCAGTGCCAATCGCCATGCCCTTGAGCCTTCAGTATGATGAGTGTGAACCTAATTCAGTTTGGCAGTGGCTTGAACGCTGGTCGCTATCTCGCTTTTGGGAGCCACTTCCACAACCAAAGAAAGTTGTTGACACAAAGTCACAGAAAAAACAAGCCAGCGTACAGACTGTTGGGACAGAAGTAGTAAGATCAAAACGGAGTGTCAGGAAGGTTCTTTCAGCAGCAACTGGTGATGCTAGTACTGTAAGTTCTTCTGAACCTGAAAAAACCAGGCGTAACATGAGGAAAGCCATGACTCATAAGATAGAATCAGTGCAAGATCAACCTCAAAATGAACTTGAGAGGGTCAAACGGAATCTAAGAAGAGTTACTGCAGCTGTGGCAACACCTCCAGAAAAGTCAGACGCAGAAACTGATAAGGCACGACAGATTCCTATTCCAGCTCAAGCTCAGGCAAAAACCTCAATATCCTCAGCTTCTAATGTTGGTGAAGTACTGGTGGTTAATTCTCCTGAGAAAACAAGTGATTCAATTTCTGAAATTGACAATTTAGCTTTGACTGAAGCTCTGAGTGATTCAATTTCTGAAATTGACAAGTTAGCTTTGACTGAAGCTCCTATGCAAGTAGCTGGGGAGGAACCAAATGATGTGTTGCATGATCATCATCCTACAGTTGAGCAACAGCAATTAGAAGAGGAAAATGTTGGTAAGAGCAAGAACAGTCCAATTGTTAATGAGGAGCTTAGCTCCAAAGAAGATCAAACTAGTAAAGAGAGAACTAGGAGGAGGCGATCTCTTCCATCAAAGGAAGAGAACTCTGAGAATATCTCTCAGAATACACCAAGTGTACCCAGCTATATGGCATCAACTCAATCTGCAAAGGCGAAGCTTAAAGCACAAGGGTCTCCTAAGGTAAGTGAAGATGGAGCTGAAAATGGTGTTGTCCGGCGTCATTCTCTACCATCCTCTACCAATGGCAAAATCAGCTCATTGTCACCTCGGGTGCAAAGGCCTGTTCAAGCAAATGGAAAAAGTGGAAACAAGAACAACAGATCAATGTCAGTTTCTAAAGATG AAAAAGCGTTTCAACCTGGTTGGAGGAGATGA